In Bacteriovorax sp. PP10, the genomic window TTCAAGTGAGTGATAACAACATTACCTATTGCTTCGAATTCATTTTCGCTGGTTTTTCTAAAGGCCTTATCTGAAAGCACATTGATTTTTTGACCAAGATCAAACTCAAATGTTTCACGTGCCGTTAATGATTGATTAAATAATAAGAAACTAAGCGCGAATAAAGCGCTGAACTTCACCGATGAAGTAATATGAACCGCAAACCAAGATCGTATTTGCTTTTGTATTTTTGAGTTCTGATTTCCAGTCGAAAACAAAATTTAACATTCCTTTGTTAACTTTTAGACTCGCAAGTCTTATAGACTCCGGATCTAAAGCTTTCGGGTGATCAAAACTTGTGAGTTTGAAAGAGGCCTTATCTCCAAAAAATTCCACCAGTGACTTGAGCATGACTTCAACTTCACCAATAGGTCTTTGCGAAAAACTCACTAACAACTCTTCCGGAACTAACAAATCGCTAGATTCCAGATAGCTCTGCAACATCCTACGTACGCCATCAATATTGTGGGCCCCTATAAAGATAAGAGACTTTCCTTCAAAAGTCATTATCTCTCTGCGACCTTTATAGAGAGGAAGTTTGGAAATCCCTTCAGAAAAAGTAAGAAGTGACGTGGGCCTTAGGTATCTAAAAACTTCCCAGGCCATTTTTTGATTGGCCTCAAAATAATGCGTGCTTCCTTTGAGAGGAATCCACTGCACGCCATGACTTTCGGTATACGCTTTCGTCTGAGAATTTAAATATTCCAGCTCGAAATTCGTAAATAATGGCTTATTTCTTCTGGAAACCGCAATCTTCTCAGCTAAAATCTGATCGTAGCGCGAGCCCAGGATGCTTTGGTGATCCCTGGAAATAGAAGTAATACAAACACAGTCTGCATCAAAATGGTTAACAGCATCAAGGCGTCCACCAAGTCCCACTTCCAAAAGTAAATAATCCTGACTCCCACGATTCTTAGCGATAACCAAAAAAACCAGGAAGAGAAACTCATAAAAAGAAACTTTCACCCCGTGAAGCTCTTCCTTTAAAATCCTTTCACTCTCACTCATCCCTGCTTTTAATTCTTCATAACTCGCTTCCGCTGCTTCTCCATCTTTGGAAAACAAAAATCTTTCACGAACACTAAGAATATGCGGAGAAGTCCAAAGGCCGAAAGATTGCTTTTCTAAAGTCAGCAATGAACCAATAGTGTGAGCGGTCTGCCCCTTTCCATTTGTTCCGGCCACGATAATGATTTGAGTTCCATTTTTTTTGAAATATTCGATGAAAGGGCGGTACACCGGATCTGTGCGATCAAGTCCAGGCGTGAACACTTCGAACCCAAAATTCTGGGTTAGGTAGTTCATTATCTCTGTCTCTTGAATCTGGTTAAAATCCTGATTTGCCATCTATTTTCCTCGAAGGGCCTTATTTGGCCATTTTTTTTGGCAGTTGAAAACCCTATTTTTCACTAAGTTGATACGAATTCTCAAGTTTTATGGCCATCAGCCGATTAGTCAGAGGTATTGGTCCGTTTGAGTGCAGAATAAGAGTGAAAATGAAGAAACTTTTTAAACATTTACAGTTTTTGACTTTAGGAGTCTTTCTCCTAAGTTCAACCGCAATTTTTGCGGCCTCAAACCAATGTTTCTCTGCCAATGAACTAAACGATTTTAAAACTCTCTATATCAAACTACAAAATGAATTAAATTATGAAGGCAAAGATGCTTACTTAGATAAAAAATATCAGGTGCAACTAAAACCTCACAGTAAAGACAAAGCTTATCCAGGTCGTGAATTCGAGACCGCTCTTTTTGGTGAATACCAAAACTCTCTTCGAAAAATTGGAAAACTTTATCAGTCAGCAAAATTTGAAAATGACGACAGCTTTAAATCAAATGAAGTTTTAGTTAATTTCATGAAGGCCATCGATGATAAATCTTCTGAGTCACAAGACTTTATCAATAAAACAAAAATTAAAGATGTCATCAACGCTCTTGAAGAGGCCAGTCAGAAAAAGTACGCCAAATCGAGTGATAAAAAATTCATGATCAATGCCGGAGATAAGTATCTTCTGGAAAAACTTCTGACTCATGCTCAAGACAGAGTTTGCTCTGTAAGTAAGTACGAAGAAACAAATAAAGGCACGGCCCTATTCAAAGCGGACTACCTTAAACAAGTTAAAAACGCTCCTTTAAATATTCTGGTTAATACAATCAAGAATGCTCCAATCGAAAAAGACTCAAAGATTGACTTGAGAGAGCCTTCTGACTTAACAGCTTCTTTGATTGATCAGGATGTTGCTGTCCAGTCTGCGGTTGCCGATAACTTAAACCAGCTAAGCGCATGGGTTAAGAAAGTTAAAGCACAAGGTCCAAAATGTCTGGCATCAATTAAAAGTAAAGACTTTGCCAATAAAATCCAGGCCAATATCCAGGGTTGTAACTTCGGTCACTTCATCGAAACTTTAAGCCAGGATAATGTAAGCAACTTAGAATCAGTTCTTCACTTCATCAATGCCAATGAAAAACTCTTAAACAACTCTGCTGCTAAAGCAGAAACAAGCTTGGATGAATTAAAACTTGAAGGATTCATCAGCAAAACTTTTGACAATCTAGGAACAGCTGTTAGGTGTGCTCAACTTGATCCAGCGAACTCAGGTGATAAGAAAGTTTTCATTAGAAATCTTCCTTATG contains:
- a CDS encoding folylpolyglutamate synthase/dihydrofolate synthase family protein — its product is MNYLTQNFGFEVFTPGLDRTDPVYRPFIEYFKKNGTQIIIVAGTNGKGQTAHTIGSLLTLEKQSFGLWTSPHILSVRERFLFSKDGEAAEASYEELKAGMSESERILKEELHGVKVSFYEFLFLVFLVIAKNRGSQDYLLLEVGLGGRLDAVNHFDADCVCITSISRDHQSILGSRYDQILAEKIAVSRRNKPLFTNFELEYLNSQTKAYTESHGVQWIPLKGSTHYFEANQKMAWEVFRYLRPTSLLTFSEGISKLPLYKGRREIMTFEGKSLIFIGAHNIDGVRRMLQSYLESSDLLVPEELLVSFSQRPIGEVEVMLKSLVEFFGDKASFKLTSFDHPKALDPESIRLASLKVNKGMLNFVFDWKSELKNTKANTILVCGSYYFIGEVQRFIRA